The Epinephelus lanceolatus isolate andai-2023 chromosome 13, ASM4190304v1, whole genome shotgun sequence genomic interval GTATTTATTGACCATGTAGGCTAATCTTGGGTTTGAATATTATCATTATGAACTCAAATGAGAAGACAGGCCTATATTACAGCCTGTGTAATAGAGCTAGGGTAGTTTATTTTAATTACAAGTTGAatttaaaaagttaataaaaaagaaaaataaagtttatttttcagcatttttaaggtataaatcaaaagtgtttttaaagtgtgtgcACCAACCTGTCGGGTCCATGAAGGCTCGGATGCCCAGGATGTTGTGCCAGCTCCGTGGCAGGCCGACGTGTCCGGCGGGGCCGCTGCCGGTCCTGGTCCCGGTGGGGGTCACTGCGGGCCCGGTGTAGGAGGAGTACGGGTAAACGTGTCCGTACTGCAGCTGAGTCGGGACCGGCTTGGTGCTCTCATACGGCTGTGAAAGAGTCCCGATTTTATTCCTGAGTATCCGGCTGATGGAGCTCACAGACGGCACGTTGTACTTGTCACACACCCCGTCAGACAGCAGCCGGTCCCGGATCTCCCAGGCGAAGATGCCCGGGTCGCTTTGCTTGTAGTCCCGGATTCTCTTCACCACGGCGGGGGTGGTGACCCGGGGCTTGCTGCCGCCGATGGCTCCGGGCAGGATGGAGCCGGTGTCGTTGTAGCGGGCCAGGATCTTGGACACGCAGCCGTGGGAGACGCGCAGCTGGCGGCTGATGTCGCAGGGCCGCATGCCGAGCTGAGACAGCTCCACGATCCGGAGCCGCACCGGGTTGGGCAGCGGCCGGCCGTTAACGAACATCCCGCCGAGCTGGTTCACCTCCCCGTAGCTCTGCTCTGCAACCCAGACATACGGTGCTCAGATTTATTATCATGTCTATTGATTTTTCCATTGATGTTCTGTTCTATGTTTTTACTTGATAAATAGACCTACTCGAAAATTCCCAAATATAGAAGGAGACAGG includes:
- the pax1b gene encoding paired box protein Pax-1, which encodes MEQSYGEVNQLGGMFVNGRPLPNPVRLRIVELSQLGMRPCDISRQLRVSHGCVSKILARYNDTGSILPGAIGGSKPRVTTPAVVKRIRDYKQSDPGIFAWEIRDRLLSDGVCDKYNVPSVSSISRILRNKIGTLSQPYESTKPVPTQLQYGHVYPYSSYTGPAVTPTGTRTGSGPAGHVGLPRSWHNILGIRAFMDPTALCGSDGHAAKIEEWTSMTCNTSSRPFPSGVNGVEKTNNELDLKYQQQSSSSLPGYVSACAYSPPNQYSMYGGPAANYMSTGHHWAPQSSSLPPSLTPSLTQGQAHPGPAAPLEAADFHTSLKLPQGDDDRKPQIPLYKHHRLSSAS